In a single window of the Terrirubrum flagellatum genome:
- a CDS encoding branched-chain amino acid ABC transporter substrate-binding protein has translation MKRTLLSLVAVAALAAPAAAQIKLGVAGPITGPNAAFGAQLKNGVEQAVEDINAAGGILGQKVTVSVGDDVSDPKQGVSVANKFAGDGIKLVVGHFNSGVTMPASEVYAENGILAITPAATNPKITERNLWNMFRTCGRDDQQGLVAAAYIAKNYKNKKVAVIHDKTTYGQGLADETRKAMNKAGVKEVLYEGVNTGEKDFSALVSKMKAAGVELMYWGGLHTELGLIVRQMRDQGLKTVAMGADGITSDEFATIGGPGVEGTLMTFPPDPRNRPEAKGIVEKFKAKNFNPEAYTLYSYAAVQIMAEAAKRANSLDPKKIAAEMHNGKPYKTVIGDIAFDKKGDITRPDYVMYTWRKGADGKITYIEGAAGT, from the coding sequence ATGAAACGCACTCTCCTTTCCCTTGTCGCGGTCGCGGCGCTGGCTGCGCCGGCCGCCGCCCAGATCAAGCTCGGCGTCGCCGGGCCGATCACCGGCCCCAATGCGGCCTTTGGCGCGCAGCTCAAGAATGGCGTCGAGCAGGCGGTCGAAGACATCAACGCCGCCGGCGGCATCCTTGGCCAGAAGGTCACGGTCTCGGTCGGCGACGATGTCTCCGATCCCAAACAGGGCGTATCGGTCGCCAACAAGTTCGCGGGCGATGGCATCAAGCTGGTGGTTGGGCATTTCAATTCAGGCGTCACCATGCCGGCGTCGGAAGTCTATGCCGAGAACGGCATTCTGGCGATCACGCCTGCCGCGACCAATCCGAAGATCACCGAGCGCAATCTCTGGAACATGTTCCGCACCTGCGGCCGCGACGATCAGCAAGGCCTCGTCGCCGCCGCCTATATCGCCAAGAACTACAAGAACAAGAAAGTCGCCGTCATTCACGACAAGACGACTTACGGCCAGGGCCTCGCCGACGAGACGCGCAAGGCGATGAACAAGGCCGGCGTGAAGGAGGTGCTGTATGAAGGCGTGAACACCGGCGAGAAGGATTTCTCGGCGCTTGTCTCGAAAATGAAAGCGGCCGGCGTCGAGCTGATGTATTGGGGCGGGCTCCACACCGAGCTTGGCCTCATCGTGCGCCAGATGCGCGATCAAGGTCTCAAGACCGTCGCCATGGGCGCCGATGGAATCACCTCGGACGAATTCGCAACGATCGGCGGCCCCGGCGTCGAGGGCACGCTGATGACCTTCCCGCCGGATCCGCGCAACCGTCCGGAAGCCAAGGGCATCGTCGAGAAGTTCAAGGCCAAGAACTTCAATCCCGAAGCCTACACGCTCTATTCCTACGCCGCCGTGCAGATCATGGCGGAAGCGGCGAAGCGCGCGAACTCGCTCGATCCCAAGAAGATCGCCGCCGAGATGCATAACGGCAAACCCTACAAGACCGTGATCGGCGACATCGCCTTCGACAAGAAGGGCGACATCACGCGGCCCGACTATGTCATGTACACCTGGAGGAAGGGCGCCGACGGCAAGATCACCTACATCGAGGGCGCGGCGGGAACCTGA
- a CDS encoding CGNR zinc finger domain-containing protein: MVKATISSEGRAGSLDLIGGALALDFANTSSGRGGPQHLDHLRAAADVVVWARHVGAIGEAAAALLEKALASGDPRLAELLPQALALREAIHRVGGAIASKAKPDPADLEILHQAVARAVAGAKLAPSGDGYRWTFESGEPRIESVLGPIALSAVGLLRDGDLSRLKKCGGEHCGWLFFDLTKNKSRRWCEMSVCGNRSKARTRRMRATKVG, translated from the coding sequence ATGGTGAAGGCAACGATTTCAAGCGAGGGCCGCGCGGGTTCGCTCGACCTGATCGGCGGGGCGCTGGCGCTTGACTTCGCCAACACCTCAAGCGGGCGTGGCGGGCCGCAGCATCTCGATCATTTGCGCGCCGCCGCCGATGTGGTCGTCTGGGCGCGCCATGTCGGCGCGATCGGCGAGGCGGCGGCGGCGTTGCTGGAAAAGGCGCTGGCGTCAGGCGACCCGCGGCTTGCGGAGTTGTTGCCGCAGGCGCTCGCCTTGCGCGAGGCGATCCATCGCGTCGGCGGCGCGATCGCATCGAAGGCGAAGCCCGATCCAGCCGATCTGGAAATCCTGCATCAGGCGGTGGCGCGCGCGGTGGCCGGCGCCAAGCTCGCCCCCTCAGGCGATGGCTATCGCTGGACCTTCGAATCCGGCGAGCCGCGGATCGAAAGCGTGCTCGGGCCGATCGCGCTCTCCGCCGTCGGCCTGCTCCGCGACGGCGATCTCAGCCGCCTGAAAAAATGCGGCGGAGAACATTGCGGCTGGCTGTTCTTCGATCTGACCAAGAACAAGTCGCGGCGCTGGTGCGAAATGTCGGTCTGCGGCAATCGCAGCAAGGCGCGAACGCGCCGCATGCGCGCGACGAAGGTTGGTTAG
- a CDS encoding branched-chain amino acid ABC transporter substrate-binding protein, producing the protein MKKTLLAGIALAATLAMAGVAQAQIKLGVAGPITGPNAAFGAQLKNGVEQAVEDINAAGGILGQKITISVGDDVSDPKQGVSVANKFVGDGIKLVVGHFNSGVTMPASEVYQENGLLMITPSATNPKITERGLWNAFRTCGRDDQQGAVAAAYISKNFKGKKVAVVHDKTTYGQGLADETKKAMNKAGIKEVLYEGVNTGEKDFSALVSKVKAAGADILYWGGLHTEGGLIVRQMRDQGLKTVMMSGDGITSDEFATIGGPGVEGTLMTFPPDPRNRPEAKTIVEKFKAKNFNPEAYTLYSYAAVQIMAEAAKRANSLDPKKIAAEMHNGKAYKTVIGDIAFDKKGDITRPDYTMYTWKKGSDGKITYVEGAPGA; encoded by the coding sequence ATGAAGAAAACGCTCTTGGCCGGCATTGCGCTGGCCGCGACGTTGGCGATGGCGGGCGTCGCCCAGGCGCAGATCAAGCTCGGCGTCGCCGGGCCGATCACCGGCCCTAACGCCGCCTTTGGTGCGCAGCTCAAGAATGGCGTTGAGCAGGCGGTCGAAGACATCAACGCCGCCGGCGGCATCCTGGGCCAGAAGATTACGATCTCGGTCGGCGACGACGTCTCCGATCCCAAGCAGGGCGTGTCGGTTGCGAACAAGTTCGTCGGCGACGGCATCAAGCTGGTCGTCGGCCACTTCAATTCGGGCGTCACCATGCCGGCGTCGGAAGTCTATCAGGAGAACGGCCTCCTGATGATCACGCCTTCGGCGACCAATCCGAAGATCACCGAGCGCGGCCTCTGGAACGCGTTCCGCACCTGCGGTCGCGACGACCAGCAGGGCGCCGTCGCCGCCGCCTACATTTCCAAGAACTTCAAGGGCAAGAAGGTCGCCGTCGTTCATGACAAGACGACCTACGGCCAGGGCCTCGCCGACGAGACCAAGAAGGCGATGAACAAGGCCGGCATCAAGGAAGTGCTGTATGAAGGCGTGAACACCGGCGAGAAGGATTTCTCGGCGCTCGTGTCGAAGGTGAAGGCGGCAGGCGCAGACATCCTCTATTGGGGCGGCCTGCACACGGAAGGCGGCCTGATCGTGCGTCAGATGCGCGACCAGGGCCTGAAGACCGTGATGATGTCCGGCGACGGCATCACCTCGGATGAGTTCGCGACGATCGGCGGCCCCGGCGTCGAAGGCACACTAATGACCTTCCCGCCGGATCCGCGCAATCGTCCGGAAGCGAAGACCATCGTCGAGAAGTTCAAGGCCAAGAACTTCAACCCGGAAGCCTACACGCTCTACTCCTACGCCGCCGTGCAGATCATGGCGGAAGCGGCGAAGCGCGCGAACTCGCTCGATCCCAAGAAGATCGCCGCCGAGATGCATAACGGCAAGGCGTACAAGACCGTGATCGGCGACATCGCCTTCGACAAGAAGGGCGACATCACCCGTCCCGACTACACCATGTACACCTGGAAGAAGGGCTCAGACGGCAAGATCACCTATGTCGAAGGCGCGCCTGGCGCGTAA
- a CDS encoding DUF6867 family protein, with protein sequence MQGIIHEDESIWIFILVTIAMGGWLAWMTGRAIALTWRPPHMVVIAMLGLACAVRFIHFALFQGTLIEPHYYLVDLVYLLIVGFAGYRYTRVAQMTTQYRWLYERAGPFSWRERSSP encoded by the coding sequence CTGCAGGGCATCATTCACGAAGACGAGTCGATCTGGATCTTCATCCTCGTCACGATCGCGATGGGCGGCTGGCTCGCCTGGATGACGGGCCGCGCGATCGCGCTGACCTGGCGCCCGCCGCACATGGTCGTGATCGCGATGCTCGGTCTCGCCTGCGCGGTGCGGTTTATTCACTTCGCCCTGTTTCAGGGCACGCTCATCGAGCCGCACTATTATCTCGTCGACCTTGTTTATCTCCTGATCGTCGGCTTTGCGGGCTACCGTTATACGCGCGTCGCGCAGATGACGACGCAATATCGCTGGCTCTACGAACGGGCCGGCCCATTTTCGTGGCGGGAGCGCAGTTCGCCCTGA
- a CDS encoding ABC transporter ATP-binding protein produces the protein MSAAPSPASQPVLGSLLSVRGVKTYYGNIIALKGVDVDVREGEIVTLIGANGAGKSTLMMTIFGNPRAREGTITFAGQDITKMPTHEIARLSIAQSPEGRRIFGRMTVYENLQMGAGVTDMRHFDEDIEKIFKLFPRLRERRDQRGGTLSGGEQQMLAIGRALMSRPRLLMLDEPSLGLAPIIVRGIFDAIKRLNREEGLTVFLVEQNAFHALKLAHRGYVMVNGVVTLSGSGRELLANPQVRAAYLEGGHH, from the coding sequence ATGAGCGCTGCTCCCTCCCCCGCGTCTCAGCCCGTTCTCGGCTCGCTGCTGTCGGTGCGCGGCGTCAAGACCTATTACGGCAACATCATCGCGCTGAAGGGCGTCGACGTCGATGTCAGGGAAGGAGAGATCGTCACGCTGATCGGCGCCAATGGCGCCGGCAAATCGACGCTGATGATGACGATCTTCGGCAATCCGCGCGCGCGCGAAGGAACGATCACCTTCGCCGGTCAGGACATCACCAAGATGCCGACGCATGAGATCGCGCGGCTGTCGATCGCGCAGTCGCCGGAAGGCCGCCGCATCTTCGGCCGCATGACCGTTTATGAAAATCTGCAGATGGGCGCCGGCGTCACCGACATGCGCCATTTCGACGAGGATATCGAGAAGATCTTCAAGCTGTTCCCGCGCCTGCGCGAACGTCGCGACCAGCGCGGTGGAACTCTGTCGGGCGGCGAGCAGCAGATGCTGGCGATCGGCCGCGCGCTGATGAGCCGTCCGCGACTGCTGATGCTCGACGAGCCTTCGCTGGGTCTCGCGCCGATCATCGTGCGCGGCATCTTCGACGCCATCAAAAGGCTCAATCGCGAAGAGGGCCTGACGGTGTTTCTTGTCGAGCAGAACGCGTTCCACGCATTGAAGCTCGCCCATCGCGGCTATGTCATGGTCAACGGCGTGGTGACGCTGTCAGGCTCCGGCCGCGAACTGCTCGCCAATCCGCAGGTGCGCGCCGCCTATCTCGAAGGCGGGCATCACTGA
- a CDS encoding ABC transporter ATP-binding protein, producing MATSAPLLQVDHLTMRFGGLVAINDLSFTARRGEITALIGPNGAGKTTVFNCITGFYRPSEGMLTLTHPDGSSYLLERTPGHDITYRAKVARTFQNIRLFSGMTVLENLMVAQHNVLMSASGFTVGGILGLASYRHAEKAAIDKAIYWIEKTGLVDRADDPAGDLPYGAQRRLEIARAMCTDPIMLCLDEPAAGLNPRESAELNALLLSIRKDHGAAILLIEHDMTVVMQISDHVVVLDYGTKIADGSPREIQNDAKVIAAYLGVEDDEVEQAEHEAGVR from the coding sequence ATGGCGACCTCCGCTCCGCTTCTGCAGGTCGACCATCTGACGATGCGCTTCGGCGGCCTCGTCGCCATCAACGATCTCTCTTTCACTGCGCGGCGCGGAGAGATCACCGCGCTGATCGGTCCGAACGGCGCCGGCAAAACCACGGTGTTCAACTGCATCACCGGCTTCTACAGGCCGAGCGAAGGCATGCTGACGCTGACGCATCCCGACGGCTCATCCTATCTGCTCGAACGCACGCCGGGCCACGACATCACCTATCGCGCGAAAGTGGCGCGCACCTTCCAGAATATCCGCCTGTTCTCGGGCATGACCGTGCTCGAGAATCTCATGGTGGCGCAGCACAATGTGCTGATGAGCGCGTCGGGATTCACGGTCGGCGGCATCCTCGGCCTAGCCTCCTATCGCCATGCCGAGAAAGCGGCGATCGACAAGGCGATCTACTGGATCGAGAAGACGGGATTGGTCGATCGCGCCGACGATCCCGCCGGCGATCTTCCGTATGGCGCGCAGCGGCGTCTCGAGATCGCGCGCGCCATGTGCACCGATCCGATCATGCTTTGCCTCGACGAGCCCGCCGCCGGCCTCAATCCGCGCGAGAGCGCCGAACTCAATGCGCTGCTGCTCTCGATCCGCAAGGATCATGGCGCCGCGATTCTTCTCATCGAACATGACATGACGGTCGTCATGCAGATTTCCGATCATGTCGTGGTGCTCGACTACGGCACCAAGATCGCCGACGGCTCGCCGCGCGAAATCCAGAACGACGCGAAGGTCATCGCCGCCTATCTCGGCGTCGAGGATGACGAGGTCGAGCAGGCCGAACATGAGGCGGGCGTCCGATGA
- the livM gene encoding high-affinity branched-chain amino acid ABC transporter permease LivM encodes MAVAAKDQTIHVEATRIDFATAVRDAFLAAVVMLGLCVPMLAWRTEQNMSNELVLIPRWGAVAIACSIVFLGRLALSLFVWNRGAAKPRSARTTNLFALAGRGALVTAGVLVFIACAVVAWALTRQMTMIGYVAAFAVGVFLVMLALFVYNLGSAGFERAKPFLGPAALGFIAIFPLVAIHYAGWQGALKWIDNFGIQILIYVMLGWGLNIVVGLAGLLDLGYVAFYAVGAYSYALLAKQFGLSFWLLMPVSGVLAAFWGILLGFPVLRLRGDYLAIVTLAFGEIIRLVLINWVDFSNGYAGISGIPRPSFFGIPFNADDDGFSAIFGLEFSPIYRTMFLYYVVLTLALVVAFVTMRLRRLPIGRAWEALREDEIACRALGINTVNTKLTAFAIGAGFGGLAGSFFAARQGFISPESFVFMESAVILAIVVLGGMGSLLGCALAAIAMIGGTEIMRELDFLKQIFGNDFDPTQYRMLLFGLAMVLIMIWKPRGLISTREPTIFLKEKKAVSGALVKEGHG; translated from the coding sequence ATGGCCGTCGCAGCGAAAGACCAGACGATCCACGTCGAAGCGACGCGGATCGATTTCGCCACGGCTGTGCGCGACGCCTTCCTCGCAGCGGTCGTGATGCTCGGCCTGTGCGTGCCGATGCTCGCCTGGCGCACCGAACAGAATATGAGCAACGAACTCGTGCTCATTCCGCGCTGGGGCGCGGTCGCGATCGCCTGCAGCATTGTTTTCCTCGGCCGTCTCGCCCTGTCGCTGTTCGTCTGGAATCGCGGCGCCGCAAAGCCGCGCTCGGCGCGCACAACGAATCTCTTCGCGCTCGCAGGACGCGGCGCGCTCGTGACTGCGGGCGTTCTCGTCTTCATCGCCTGCGCCGTCGTCGCTTGGGCGCTGACCCGGCAGATGACGATGATCGGGTATGTCGCCGCCTTCGCGGTCGGCGTCTTCCTCGTCATGCTGGCGCTGTTCGTCTACAATCTTGGCTCGGCAGGCTTCGAGCGCGCCAAGCCGTTTCTCGGCCCGGCCGCGCTTGGTTTCATCGCGATTTTCCCGCTGGTTGCGATCCACTACGCCGGCTGGCAGGGCGCGCTGAAATGGATCGATAATTTCGGCATCCAGATTCTCATCTATGTCATGCTCGGCTGGGGCCTCAATATCGTCGTCGGCCTCGCCGGTTTGCTCGATCTCGGCTACGTCGCCTTCTACGCCGTCGGCGCCTATTCCTATGCGCTGCTCGCCAAACAGTTCGGCCTCTCCTTCTGGCTGCTGATGCCGGTGTCCGGCGTCCTCGCGGCGTTCTGGGGCATCCTGCTCGGCTTCCCTGTTCTGCGATTGCGCGGCGACTATCTCGCCATCGTGACGCTGGCGTTTGGCGAAATCATCCGCCTTGTGCTCATCAACTGGGTCGATTTCTCAAACGGCTACGCCGGCATTTCGGGCATTCCGCGGCCGAGTTTCTTCGGCATTCCCTTCAACGCCGACGACGACGGATTCTCCGCGATATTTGGTCTGGAATTCAGTCCGATCTATCGCACGATGTTCCTCTACTACGTCGTGCTGACTCTGGCGCTGGTGGTCGCCTTCGTCACTATGCGACTGAGGCGCCTGCCGATCGGGCGCGCCTGGGAGGCGCTGCGCGAGGACGAGATCGCCTGCCGCGCGCTCGGCATCAACACTGTCAACACCAAGCTCACAGCATTTGCGATCGGCGCGGGTTTCGGCGGGCTGGCGGGCTCTTTCTTCGCCGCGCGCCAGGGCTTCATCAGCCCCGAATCCTTCGTGTTCATGGAGTCGGCGGTGATCCTCGCGATCGTCGTGCTCGGCGGCATGGGCTCGCTGCTCGGCTGCGCGCTCGCCGCCATCGCCATGATCGGCGGCACCGAGATCATGCGCGAGCTCGACTTCCTCAAGCAGATCTTCGGCAACGATTTCGACCCCACGCAATATCGCATGCTGCTCTTCGGCCTTGCGATGGTGCTGATCATGATCTGGAAGCCGCGCGGGCTGATCTCGACGCGCGAACCCACCATCTTCCTGAAGGAGAAGAAGGCGGTCTCGGGCGCGCTCGTGAAGGAGGGCCACGGCTGA
- a CDS encoding branched-chain amino acid ABC transporter permease: MEVFVQQLINGLTLGSIYGLIAIGYTMVFGIIGMVNFAHGDVFMISSFIALIFFMLISAVLGLTTGAVVLTLLLMLLLGMFFTGLWNWTIERVAYRPLRGSFRLAPLISAIGMSIFLTNLAQVMQGPRNKSAPQLLSDTICLIGESTDLKHCLFEKVTTYQVNIAYKQITIIVITALLLTGFWWLVQKTPLGRAQRACEQDMKMASLLGVDVNRTISTTFVMGAALAAVAGVMYILQYGVVNFADGFTPGVKAFTAAVLGGIGSLPGAVLGGLLIGLIEVMWSAYFSIDYKDVAAFSILAIALIFLPSGILGRPEVEKV; the protein is encoded by the coding sequence ATGGAAGTATTCGTCCAGCAGCTCATCAACGGGCTGACCCTGGGTTCCATCTATGGTCTCATCGCCATCGGCTACACGATGGTTTTCGGCATCATCGGGATGGTGAACTTCGCGCATGGCGACGTGTTCATGATCTCGAGTTTCATCGCGCTGATCTTCTTCATGCTCATCAGCGCCGTGCTTGGCCTTACGACAGGCGCCGTCGTTCTCACGCTTCTTCTGATGCTGCTGCTGGGAATGTTCTTCACTGGCCTGTGGAACTGGACGATCGAGCGCGTCGCCTACAGGCCGCTGCGCGGCTCCTTCCGCCTCGCGCCGCTGATCTCGGCGATCGGCATGTCGATCTTCCTGACCAACCTCGCGCAAGTCATGCAGGGCCCGCGCAACAAGTCGGCGCCGCAGCTTCTCTCCGACACCATCTGCCTCATCGGCGAGAGCACCGACCTCAAGCACTGCCTTTTTGAGAAGGTGACGACCTATCAGGTCAATATCGCCTACAAGCAGATCACCATCATCGTCATTACGGCGCTGCTGCTCACCGGTTTCTGGTGGCTGGTGCAGAAGACGCCGCTTGGCCGCGCCCAGCGCGCCTGCGAGCAGGACATGAAGATGGCGTCGCTGCTTGGTGTCGACGTCAACCGCACCATCTCGACGACCTTCGTGATGGGCGCTGCACTCGCCGCCGTCGCCGGCGTGATGTACATCCTGCAATATGGCGTGGTGAATTTCGCCGATGGCTTCACGCCCGGCGTGAAAGCCTTCACTGCGGCCGTGCTCGGCGGCATCGGCTCGCTGCCCGGCGCGGTGCTTGGCGGATTGCTGATCGGCCTCATCGAGGTGATGTGGTCGGCCTATTTCTCCATCGACTATAAAGACGTCGCGGCCTTCTCGATCCTCGCGATCGCGCTGATCTTCCTGCCATCGGGCATTCTCGGCCGTCCGGAAGTGGAGAAGGTCTGA
- the pcaD gene encoding 3-oxoadipate enol-lactonase, with the protein MPIHDINGEPFNIELGGTEGKPALMFSNSLSSNLSMWDPQAEALGKRFRIVRYDSRGHGKSVVSEGPYSIAQLGRDALAIMDALGLKKVHWCGLSKGGMVGMWLLANAPERLNKVILANTAAAMPPPDLWNGRIHNVRKNGMQAIAPITLDRWFTKRFQEADPATVDRVREMILSTPPEGNIACAAAIRDMDQRDSLRKAKNPVLVIAGKHDPSTTTARAKEIKKAIKGAKLVVLDAAHISNLEQPKAFTKAVSEFLKGK; encoded by the coding sequence ATGCCGATCCACGACATCAATGGCGAGCCATTCAACATCGAGCTCGGCGGGACCGAGGGGAAGCCCGCTTTGATGTTCTCGAACTCGCTGTCGTCGAATCTTTCGATGTGGGACCCGCAGGCCGAGGCGCTGGGCAAGAGATTCCGCATCGTGCGCTACGACTCGCGCGGCCATGGCAAGAGTGTGGTCAGTGAAGGCCCCTACTCCATCGCGCAGCTTGGGCGCGACGCGCTCGCGATCATGGACGCGCTGGGGCTGAAGAAAGTGCATTGGTGCGGCCTGTCGAAGGGCGGCATGGTCGGCATGTGGCTGCTCGCCAATGCGCCCGAACGCCTGAACAAGGTGATCCTCGCCAACACCGCGGCCGCGATGCCGCCGCCCGATCTCTGGAACGGCCGCATCCACAATGTGCGCAAGAACGGCATGCAGGCCATCGCGCCGATCACGCTCGATCGCTGGTTCACGAAGCGCTTCCAGGAAGCTGATCCGGCAACGGTCGATCGCGTGCGCGAGATGATCCTGTCGACGCCGCCGGAAGGCAACATCGCCTGCGCCGCGGCGATCCGCGACATGGATCAGCGCGACTCCCTTCGCAAGGCGAAGAACCCTGTCCTCGTCATCGCCGGCAAGCACGATCCCTCGACGACGACGGCGCGCGCGAAGGAGATCAAGAAAGCGATTAAGGGCGCAAAGCTCGTGGTGCTCGACGCCGCGCATATTTCAAATCTGGAACAGCCGAAGGCTTTCACGAAGGCGGTGTCGGAATTCCTGAAAGGGAAATAA
- a CDS encoding aconitase X swivel domain-containing protein: MAVSLEPLVSGAAQARVLTLSAPISFWGGVDPKTGDVIDARHPDRGANISGLILGLPGTIGSSSASSVLLELVRVGKAPAAILIAEPDAILLLGLIVAREMGWATPPAFKCPAPLLREWQGQEMSIAETGAITLL; encoded by the coding sequence ATGGCGGTGAGTCTCGAACCGCTCGTATCAGGCGCGGCGCAGGCGCGCGTGCTGACGCTGTCCGCCCCGATCAGCTTCTGGGGCGGCGTCGATCCCAAGACGGGCGACGTGATCGACGCCCGCCATCCCGATCGCGGCGCCAACATCTCCGGCCTGATTCTCGGTCTGCCCGGGACGATCGGCTCGTCTTCGGCCTCGTCGGTGCTGCTGGAGCTCGTCCGCGTCGGCAAGGCGCCGGCGGCGATCCTCATCGCCGAACCGGACGCCATTCTGCTGCTCGGCCTGATCGTGGCGCGCGAGATGGGATGGGCGACGCCGCCGGCGTTCAAATGCCCCGCGCCCCTCTTGCGGGAATGGCAGGGACAGGAGATGTCGATCGCTGAAACAGGCGCGATCACGTTGCTTTGA